In the genome of Veillonellales bacterium, one region contains:
- a CDS encoding DUF2273 domain-containing protein, protein MNAKLWEEIWQNHSGKLVGAVLGLLVGILIIAFGFFRTFFVLLCVLAGYIVGKRIDEKEDIMDILDKLLPPGYRR, encoded by the coding sequence ATGAATGCTAAACTATGGGAAGAAATTTGGCAAAATCATAGCGGCAAGCTTGTCGGGGCTGTATTGGGGCTGCTAGTTGGCATTTTGATTATTGCTTTCGGCTTTTTTCGCACGTTTTTTGTATTGTTATGCGTGCTGGCCGGTTATATTGTCGGTAAGCGCATTGACGAAAAAGAAGATATAATGGATATTTTAGATAAGCTTTTACCACCGGGATACCGGCGCTAG
- a CDS encoding SpoIIIAH-like family protein, which yields MFVLSIRKGKATSLISVVLIIIVLLAAIIWVYCRNDRQTKVDRSNAIQVTRSVVAEQAVAVAGPDFFIEYRLERDKARSEKSDLLREIIKNSKTDNAREKAQETILKMVLEKQQETELESLIKTKGYSDALVFIKDNSVSAVVKTDSLSREEVVQVADVISRVSGCKAENITISAKP from the coding sequence ATGTTTGTTTTATCCATAAGAAAGGGTAAAGCCACTTCTCTGATCAGTGTTGTTCTAATTATTATCGTCCTGCTGGCAGCAATTATCTGGGTATATTGCCGTAATGATCGACAAACAAAAGTGGATCGCTCCAACGCCATTCAAGTAACCAGATCAGTAGTTGCAGAACAGGCAGTAGCGGTAGCCGGTCCGGATTTTTTTATTGAATATCGTTTGGAAAGGGATAAAGCTCGCAGTGAAAAATCGGATTTGCTGCGGGAGATCATTAAAAATTCGAAAACCGATAATGCCCGAGAAAAGGCTCAGGAAACGATATTAAAAATGGTTTTAGAAAAGCAGCAGGAAACCGAGCTGGAAAGCTTAATAAAAACAAAAGGATATTCTGATGCCTTGGTATTTATCAAGGATAATTCCGTAAGTGCAGTAGTAAAAACCGACTCACTGTCCCGGGAAGAAGTCGTTCAGGTAGCGGATGTTATCAGCCGGGTGAGCGGTTGCAAAGCTGAGAATATTACAATAAGCGCAAAACCATAA
- the xseA gene encoding exodeoxyribonuclease VII large subunit, whose product MSIFSVSQVTAYIKNLFDHDLKLVSVFVKGEVSNFKQHHSGHCYFTLKDNNATIRAVMFKSRAQFLKFEPQDGLKVLAGGRITVFERDGQYQLYVDNLVPQGVGELSLAFAQLKEKLSREGLFAEERKKKLPLLPKAVGIITSPTGAAVKDIITVSKRRFSGVPLILFPVQVQGAEAPRQIAQAIKVLNNRGGIDVIIVGRGGGSLEELWAFNEEIVVRAVAESDVPVVSAVGHQTDFTLTDFAADIRAATPSQAAEIVIPDARELYRYVQSMRNMLEANILNVIKKMRLRLEQYSSSRVMTHPADLLTAKQQLLDNSRQRLEQALQYKIRDAKHIFTIAAEKLAILSPLAVLSRGYSVLRNQDGRIIRTYNDINIGQKLEVVLYKGAITVEVLQKREEERG is encoded by the coding sequence TTGAGTATCTTCAGCGTTAGTCAAGTGACTGCCTACATAAAAAACTTATTTGATCATGATCTAAAATTAGTCTCGGTGTTTGTAAAAGGGGAGGTATCAAACTTCAAGCAGCATCATTCCGGTCACTGTTATTTCACCTTAAAAGATAATAACGCTACAATTCGGGCGGTAATGTTTAAGAGCCGGGCACAATTTCTGAAGTTTGAGCCACAGGATGGGCTTAAGGTATTGGCCGGTGGACGAATAACGGTGTTTGAACGGGATGGTCAGTATCAGTTATATGTTGATAATTTAGTACCGCAAGGTGTCGGCGAACTGAGTCTGGCTTTTGCTCAATTAAAAGAAAAACTCAGCCGGGAAGGACTATTTGCCGAAGAACGAAAAAAAAAGCTGCCGCTTTTGCCAAAAGCAGTGGGAATTATCACATCCCCCACCGGTGCCGCCGTCAAAGATATTATTACCGTTTCCAAACGTCGATTTTCCGGTGTTCCTTTAATTTTATTCCCTGTTCAGGTACAGGGAGCGGAAGCGCCGCGGCAAATTGCTCAGGCCATTAAAGTATTGAATAATCGCGGCGGGATTGATGTTATTATTGTGGGGCGCGGTGGCGGTTCGCTGGAAGAATTGTGGGCCTTTAATGAGGAAATAGTGGTGCGGGCAGTTGCTGAATCGGATGTGCCTGTCGTTTCGGCAGTCGGACACCAAACGGATTTTACTTTGACTGATTTTGCCGCCGACATCCGGGCGGCGACACCATCTCAGGCAGCGGAAATTGTAATTCCGGATGCCCGTGAATTATATCGTTATGTGCAGTCAATGCGTAATATGCTGGAAGCGAATATTCTTAACGTAATCAAAAAAATGCGGCTTCGGTTGGAACAATACAGCAGCAGCCGGGTAATGACTCATCCTGCTGATTTGCTAACCGCGAAACAACAGCTTCTGGATAATTCCAGGCAGCGGCTGGAACAAGCCTTGCAGTATAAAATCAGGGATGCGAAACATATCTTTACGATTGCTGCGGAAAAACTGGCTATACTTAGTCCGCTGGCGGTACTGTCACGAGGATATAGTGTACTGCGCAATCAGGATGGCAGAATTATACGAACCTATAACGATATCAATATCGGCCAAAAGCTGGAAGTGGTGCTTTATAAAGGCGCCATTACGGTAGAAGTGTTGCAGAAGAGGGAGGAAGAACGTGGTTAA
- a CDS encoding TlyA family RNA methyltransferase, producing MNKERLDTLLVSKGLAPSRERAKAWIMAGTVLVNGQRIDKAGSMVPSQANIRVAGDSIGYVSRGGLKLAKALKTFSIRLENKVMADIGASTGGFTDCALQNGAAKVYAIDVGYGQLAWSLRTDARVINMERTNIRHISLADIGESLHFISIDVAFISLEKVLPVVKTLLAVPGEVVALIKPQFEAGREKVGKKGVVRDPLVHQEVIVKIVDMARRIGLAPMGLTFSPIKGPEGNIEYLLYLLNSAAEPIVNGQVIESVVQAAHSHL from the coding sequence ATGAATAAAGAACGTCTTGATACATTATTAGTCAGCAAAGGATTAGCGCCAAGTCGTGAACGGGCTAAAGCGTGGATTATGGCCGGAACGGTGCTTGTTAATGGTCAGAGAATCGATAAAGCCGGTTCAATGGTTCCTTCTCAGGCCAATATCCGTGTGGCCGGAGACAGTATTGGCTATGTCAGCAGGGGGGGGCTGAAGTTAGCAAAAGCGCTAAAAACTTTTTCTATTCGCCTTGAAAATAAGGTAATGGCTGATATTGGAGCCTCTACAGGAGGTTTTACCGACTGCGCTCTGCAAAACGGAGCAGCTAAGGTTTATGCAATAGATGTCGGTTATGGCCAATTAGCCTGGTCGCTGCGTACCGACGCGCGGGTGATTAACATGGAGAGAACAAATATCCGCCATATTTCTTTAGCAGATATCGGCGAATCCCTTCATTTTATTTCTATTGATGTGGCGTTTATTTCACTGGAAAAAGTTCTGCCTGTAGTGAAAACTTTATTGGCAGTTCCCGGTGAAGTTGTGGCATTGATCAAGCCACAATTTGAGGCCGGAAGAGAAAAAGTGGGAAAGAAGGGTGTTGTCCGCGATCCTCTGGTGCATCAGGAAGTGATTGTAAAAATTGTCGATATGGCCAGGAGAATTGGACTTGCCCCCATGGGACTGACTTTTTCACCCATAAAAGGGCCGGAAGGAAATATTGAATATCTGCTGTATCTTTTAAATTCTGCCGCTGAGCCGATAGTTAACGGACAGGTGATCGAATCAGTTGTGCAAGCGGCGCATAGTCATCTGTAG
- the spoIIIAE gene encoding stage III sporulation protein AE, with protein MKSCIIIVLLLLTCSNFAWAASETEALGDQLLDKLAIDDVNQFISNINRELNENIPLLTGAGLREIASKGLTVNWQSVWQTIVAHLFKELATNIHLLGKLLFLAVLCAMLQNLQNSFEQSGISFLAYGVCYIFLIVIALNVFYNALTLARQTIGNMVGFMEALLPLLISLLAGVGAVTTAALFTPLMLFVVSSVSVIVQDAVLPLLLLTATLECVNYLSGKYRLYNLTRLFKQTGLIILGFTMVSFIGIITIQGVAGSVADGVALRTAKFATSTFIPVVGKMFADTVELVMGASLLLKNAIGIFGVATVLLLCAFPLIKLLSLVLIIKVTGAIIQPMGDEKMAQCLDAMGNNLLLLFGAVLTVALMFFLTITLIIGAGSIAMMLR; from the coding sequence ATGAAGTCATGTATCATTATAGTTTTATTACTGTTAACATGCTCGAATTTTGCTTGGGCGGCATCGGAAACAGAGGCGTTAGGGGATCAATTATTGGATAAATTGGCAATAGATGATGTAAATCAATTTATTAGTAATATTAATCGGGAACTTAACGAAAATATTCCTTTATTAACCGGCGCTGGTTTACGGGAAATTGCCAGCAAAGGATTGACCGTGAACTGGCAAAGTGTCTGGCAAACAATAGTAGCCCACTTATTTAAAGAATTGGCTACCAATATCCATTTGCTGGGTAAACTATTATTTTTAGCAGTACTTTGTGCTATGCTGCAAAATCTGCAAAATTCCTTCGAGCAGTCAGGAATATCCTTTCTGGCCTATGGAGTGTGTTACATTTTTCTGATTGTTATTGCTTTAAATGTATTTTATAATGCATTAACTTTGGCCCGGCAGACGATTGGCAATATGGTTGGCTTTATGGAAGCATTGCTGCCTTTGCTGATTTCATTATTGGCTGGCGTAGGGGCTGTGACGACTGCGGCTCTGTTTACCCCTTTGATGTTGTTCGTAGTTAGTTCCGTGAGCGTTATTGTTCAAGATGCTGTTTTGCCGCTGCTTCTGCTAACCGCTACCCTAGAGTGCGTTAATTACTTATCAGGAAAATATCGTTTATATAATTTAACCAGGTTATTTAAACAAACCGGCCTTATTATTTTAGGTTTTACTATGGTATCATTTATAGGCATTATCACCATTCAAGGAGTTGCCGGCAGTGTGGCTGACGGTGTAGCCCTTAGAACGGCTAAATTTGCCACGTCTACCTTTATTCCCGTAGTCGGAAAAATGTTTGCGGACACCGTAGAACTTGTGATGGGAGCTTCTTTGCTGCTTAAGAATGCCATTGGTATTTTTGGCGTAGCGACTGTCTTATTACTTTGTGCGTTTCCCTTGATCAAGCTTTTATCGCTTGTCTTGATTATTAAAGTTACGGGAGCGATCATCCAGCCAATGGGTGATGAAAAAATGGCGCAATGTCTTGATGCTATGGGCAATAATCTATTGTTGCTATTTGGTGCGGTATTGACGGTTGCTCTGATGTTTTTCCTTACGATCACATTGATAATCGGTGCTGGAAGTATTGCTATGATGCTGCGATAA
- a CDS encoding Asp23/Gls24 family envelope stress response protein translates to MEKEMEKLEHNDGGSIRIADEVVGIIAGLAATEVSGVAGMSGGLVGGIAEMLGKKNLAKGVKVEVGEREAAVDLHLIVEYGVRIPDVALQVQENVKRAIESMTGLDVVEVNIHIQGVGFSPEGKDEDIRVR, encoded by the coding sequence TTGGAAAAGGAAATGGAAAAATTGGAACATAATGACGGAGGTTCTATTCGAATCGCGGATGAAGTGGTAGGTATTATTGCCGGTTTGGCTGCTACCGAGGTATCCGGAGTCGCCGGAATGAGCGGTGGATTAGTTGGTGGTATTGCGGAAATGCTAGGTAAGAAAAACCTAGCTAAGGGAGTGAAAGTTGAAGTCGGTGAACGGGAAGCCGCCGTGGATTTACATCTTATTGTAGAATATGGTGTCCGCATTCCGGATGTTGCTTTACAAGTGCAGGAGAATGTAAAACGGGCGATCGAATCCATGACCGGATTGGATGTAGTAGAAGTAAATATTCACATTCAAGGTGTCGGCTTTAGTCCGGAGGGTAAGGACGAAGATATCCGCGTACGCTAG
- the xseB gene encoding exodeoxyribonuclease VII small subunit — MVKAKKLSPENKNELSFETALAQLEDIVKQLEQGELPLEDSLAQFSEGVELSQVCIHKLNAAEKQIDKIIQERQGKIIEKPLQTQEGE; from the coding sequence GTGGTTAAAGCTAAAAAGTTATCACCGGAAAACAAGAACGAATTGAGTTTTGAGACCGCTCTGGCTCAGTTGGAGGATATTGTGAAACAATTAGAGCAGGGAGAACTGCCATTAGAGGATTCACTGGCTCAATTTTCCGAAGGCGTTGAACTTTCACAAGTCTGTATACATAAATTAAATGCAGCCGAGAAACAAATTGATAAAATTATTCAAGAACGACAGGGAAAAATAATTGAAAAGCCATTGCAGACACAGGAGGGTGAATGA
- the amaP gene encoding alkaline shock response membrane anchor protein AmaP yields MGIIDRIILSIYTFLLAFLSLGVILLSVRLISLDVVGTSLSYIFGQWEAGSVGAVFFLVSIRLLFAGLRSRRMRDTIVNHTDLGDIHISLTAIENLIEKTARHTRGVRGVKIDVNLKRQEPQVIIRAVVSPESNVPSVSAEIQRRVHEHIKSTVGIELADVQVLVENISNEFKIKQRVE; encoded by the coding sequence ATGGGCATTATTGACCGCATTATTTTGTCTATTTATACCTTTTTGTTAGCTTTTTTGTCCTTAGGCGTTATCTTACTGTCTGTACGCCTGATTTCTTTAGATGTTGTAGGGACAAGCCTTTCCTATATTTTCGGCCAGTGGGAAGCCGGCTCGGTTGGCGCCGTGTTTTTTTTAGTCAGCATTCGACTATTGTTTGCCGGTTTGCGTTCAAGGCGGATGAGAGATACTATTGTGAATCACACTGATTTAGGCGACATCCATATTTCTCTGACAGCAATAGAAAATTTAATTGAAAAAACAGCCAGACATACCCGGGGAGTTCGGGGAGTTAAAATTGATGTGAATCTGAAACGCCAGGAACCACAGGTCATCATTAGAGCAGTAGTAAGTCCGGAAAGCAATGTGCCTTCCGTTTCTGCTGAAATTCAACGCCGTGTGCATGAGCATATCAAAAGTACGGTTGGTATTGAACTGGCAGATGTACAGGTATTGGTTGAGAACATTTCCAATGAATTTAAAATTAAACAACGTGTTGAATGA
- the argR gene encoding arginine repressor, whose protein sequence is MKILRHAKIKEIVEHSIVETQEELAESLRKKGIRVTQATVSRDIKELRLIKVPTGDGRSRYAFPLEQSVMFSPSRMERMFRDSVIAIDYSQNIIVLKTLPGTAQAVASTVDYAKWPEIIGTVAGDDNILVIVKPMEAVTQVIAKLQSLLQ, encoded by the coding sequence GTGAAGATATTGCGTCACGCTAAAATCAAAGAAATTGTGGAGCATAGCATTGTCGAGACGCAGGAGGAATTAGCCGAGTCCTTGCGAAAAAAAGGAATTAGAGTTACCCAGGCCACTGTTTCCCGGGATATCAAAGAACTAAGGCTCATCAAGGTTCCTACCGGAGACGGAAGATCACGTTATGCTTTTCCCCTGGAGCAAAGCGTAATGTTTTCTCCGTCCCGCATGGAAAGAATGTTCCGGGATTCAGTAATCGCTATTGATTATAGTCAGAACATTATTGTCTTGAAGACTTTACCAGGCACAGCCCAGGCCGTGGCTTCAACGGTTGATTATGCAAAATGGCCGGAGATTATTGGCACAGTTGCCGGCGATGACAATATCTTAGTCATTGTGAAGCCTATGGAGGCTGTAACCCAGGTGATTGCAAAACTTCAGTCCCTATTACAATAA
- the spoIIIAF gene encoding stage III sporulation protein AF translates to MITAISAWLKNIILVVLFASFLELLLPNSSMQRFIRVIMGLFILLAILNPAIDMIQNKIQPSEVSAISTTSSNSSAANITNTLVEEREHITHQLYKKELAKQINAIVMAIDGVADATAAIRIEEQPGSKLSGAIQHITVYVQPGVVGGEKKVAKVIIGDPATNSAEELSPQIKQKIQQTIAELYQLPKDKIDVQLLY, encoded by the coding sequence GTGATCACTGCAATTTCCGCTTGGCTCAAAAACATTATTTTGGTCGTACTGTTTGCTTCCTTTTTGGAATTGCTGCTACCAAACAGCAGTATGCAGCGGTTTATCCGGGTCATTATGGGGCTGTTTATTCTGCTAGCTATCTTAAATCCTGCGATTGACATGATTCAAAATAAAATACAGCCAAGTGAAGTTTCTGCTATCAGTACCACGTCATCCAACTCTTCAGCCGCCAATATCACTAATACTCTTGTGGAGGAAAGAGAACACATCACCCATCAGTTGTATAAAAAGGAGTTAGCCAAGCAAATAAACGCAATCGTCATGGCGATTGACGGCGTGGCAGATGCCACTGCGGCAATTCGGATTGAAGAACAACCTGGCAGTAAACTGTCAGGAGCAATTCAGCATATTACCGTTTATGTTCAACCGGGAGTTGTCGGCGGTGAGAAGAAAGTTGCCAAGGTGATTATCGGGGACCCGGCAACAAATAGTGCTGAAGAGTTAAGCCCTCAGATAAAACAAAAAATTCAGCAGACAATTGCTGAATTATATCAACTGCCCAAAGATAAAATTGATGTACAACTTTTATATTGA
- the nusB gene encoding transcription antitermination factor NusB translates to MSRRMAREMALQVLFQLDFNAMDKQAALQTVFIEHEKSTDKARLYTEELVVGTQAHLEQIDAVISQFANEWKIERMPGVDRNITRMAIYEMKFGSEKLPPNVVINEAVELAKVFGTEESSRFVNGILGSLVKNKVLEK, encoded by the coding sequence ATGAGTCGTAGAATGGCAAGAGAAATGGCATTACAAGTTTTATTTCAGCTGGATTTTAATGCCATGGACAAACAGGCTGCGTTGCAAACGGTTTTTATCGAACATGAGAAAAGTACGGATAAAGCAAGATTATATACAGAAGAACTTGTAGTGGGAACGCAAGCCCATTTAGAACAAATTGATGCTGTAATTAGTCAATTTGCCAACGAATGGAAAATTGAACGTATGCCCGGGGTGGATCGCAATATTACCAGAATGGCTATTTATGAAATGAAATTTGGCAGTGAAAAACTGCCACCCAATGTTGTAATCAATGAAGCGGTTGAGTTAGCTAAGGTTTTTGGCACCGAAGAATCCAGTCGGTTTGTTAATGGAATATTAGGTTCTTTAGTAAAAAACAAGGTGTTAGAGAAATGA
- the dxs gene encoding 1-deoxy-D-xylulose-5-phosphate synthase, which yields MNKFLDTINKPQDIKNLSLEQLGELAGEIREFLIHTVAKTGGHLASNLGVVELTLALHKIFDSPRDKFVWDVGHQAYVHKILTGRREQFSTLRQFGGLSGFPKHSESIHDVFGTGHSSTSISAALGMSIARDMSGGKHQVLAIIGDGSLTGGQAFEALNHAGDLGTHLIVIVNDNEMSISKNVGAMSEYLSKMRTAPTYTKVKRDIEFLLKRIPAIGDSVARAVERVKDSLRYLLVPGMLFEELGFTYIGPIDGHNLQVLTDMFEKAKNMQGPVLIHALTRKGKGYLPAECNANKFHGVGPFCIESGEIIKSDKRPSYTAVFSNALIELAQRNANIVGITAAMPEGTGLKQFGDKFPQRFFDVGIAEQHAITLAAGLATQGKKPVVALYSTFGQRGYDQIVHDVCLQQLPVIFALDRAGIVGEDGPTHHGVFDFSYLRHIPNMVLMAPKDENELRHMLFTAVGMNGPVAIRYPRGSGVGVSTAEPMHKLAIGTAEELKQGKDVVFFAVGAMVQSCLTASELLAQQGIEAGVVNARFVKPLDEQMLRNLARDGSVMITVEDNVLAGGFGSAVMEYINSQQYSWVKLLRLGLPDQFIEHGKRAELLQKYQLDAVGIADRTIAFLRQFGAR from the coding sequence TTGAATAAATTTCTCGATACGATTAATAAACCGCAGGATATAAAGAATCTTTCCCTGGAACAACTGGGAGAACTGGCCGGGGAGATTCGTGAGTTTCTCATTCATACTGTAGCGAAGACCGGGGGCCATCTGGCGTCAAATTTGGGTGTGGTGGAGTTAACACTTGCACTGCATAAGATCTTTGACAGTCCACGGGATAAATTTGTTTGGGATGTAGGCCATCAGGCCTATGTTCACAAAATTCTCACCGGCAGACGGGAACAATTTTCAACACTCAGGCAATTTGGCGGTTTAAGCGGTTTTCCCAAGCACTCGGAAAGTATACACGACGTTTTTGGCACCGGGCATTCCAGCACTTCGATTTCAGCAGCGCTGGGTATGTCGATTGCACGGGATATGTCGGGCGGCAAGCATCAGGTTCTGGCAATTATCGGCGACGGATCACTGACCGGCGGACAAGCCTTTGAAGCTTTAAATCATGCCGGCGATTTGGGTACCCACTTAATCGTTATCGTAAATGATAACGAAATGTCTATTTCAAAAAATGTTGGCGCCATGTCGGAATATTTATCGAAAATGCGGACGGCGCCCACATATACCAAAGTAAAACGAGATATTGAATTTTTGCTCAAACGGATTCCGGCAATTGGCGACAGCGTAGCGAGAGCGGTGGAACGGGTGAAAGACAGTTTACGTTATCTGCTGGTTCCCGGAATGCTGTTTGAAGAACTAGGTTTTACCTATATTGGTCCAATTGACGGACATAATCTTCAAGTTTTGACGGATATGTTTGAAAAAGCAAAAAATATGCAGGGGCCGGTGTTGATTCACGCTTTGACCCGTAAAGGGAAAGGTTATCTGCCGGCAGAATGCAATGCAAATAAATTCCATGGAGTAGGTCCTTTTTGCATTGAATCCGGTGAAATAATAAAAAGCGATAAACGGCCGTCTTATACAGCTGTTTTCAGCAATGCATTGATCGAATTAGCCCAGCGGAATGCCAATATTGTGGGAATTACAGCTGCTATGCCGGAAGGTACCGGGCTGAAGCAATTTGGCGATAAGTTTCCTCAGCGCTTTTTTGATGTGGGGATTGCTGAACAGCATGCCATTACGCTGGCGGCAGGCTTGGCGACACAGGGGAAAAAGCCGGTAGTTGCCTTGTATTCAACTTTTGGACAGCGAGGTTATGATCAAATTGTGCATGATGTCTGTCTTCAGCAGTTACCGGTAATTTTTGCCCTTGATCGGGCGGGAATTGTGGGAGAAGATGGTCCGACACATCATGGAGTTTTTGACTTCAGCTATTTACGGCATATACCCAATATGGTTCTTATGGCGCCAAAAGATGAAAATGAGCTGCGACATATGCTGTTTACCGCTGTCGGGATGAATGGACCTGTTGCTATTCGCTATCCCCGCGGCAGCGGGGTGGGAGTATCTACCGCAGAACCAATGCATAAACTAGCAATTGGAACAGCGGAAGAATTAAAGCAGGGCAAGGATGTAGTCTTTTTCGCAGTCGGCGCAATGGTTCAATCCTGCTTGACAGCCAGTGAACTGCTGGCACAGCAGGGAATTGAGGCCGGAGTAGTCAATGCTCGTTTTGTTAAACCCCTTGATGAACAAATGCTGCGGAATTTAGCCCGGGACGGAAGCGTTATGATCACCGTGGAAGACAATGTCTTAGCCGGCGGCTTTGGTTCTGCCGTTATGGAATATATAAACAGCCAGCAATATAGCTGGGTTAAGCTATTGCGCTTGGGACTCCCGGATCAGTTTATCGAGCATGGGAAAAGGGCTGAATTATTACAAAAATATCAATTAGATGCTGTCGGCATTGCTGATCGTACTATTGCCTTTTTACGACAGTTTGGAGCGCGGTGA
- a CDS encoding polyprenyl synthetase family protein: MLKEYCQDKGKIIDAALAKFIPREQKYLDIIFEAMRYSLFAGGKRLRPVLLMASADAVGGNGNLFINMACGLEMIHTYSLIHDDLPAMDNDDYRRGKLTNHKVFGEGMAVLAGDALLTAAFEVMLSQTGVAPAALLPVIREISVAAGPAGMVGGQAIDLKSAGKSLDLPALQFMHQAKTGALFRAAIRGGAMLAGATPQQVDQLTRYAEEFGLAFQITDDILDVIGTQEKIGKPVGSDIRNHKATYVTLYSLPTAQQLAQQAVQNALAALVDFGGEADMLRAFVKYLISRDR, from the coding sequence ATGTTAAAAGAATATTGCCAGGATAAGGGAAAAATAATTGATGCTGCATTGGCAAAGTTTATTCCCCGGGAGCAAAAATATCTTGATATTATTTTTGAGGCGATGCGCTACAGCCTGTTTGCCGGGGGAAAACGATTGCGGCCGGTATTGTTAATGGCTTCTGCCGATGCAGTAGGGGGAAACGGAAATTTATTCATCAACATGGCCTGCGGGCTGGAGATGATACATACTTATTCACTCATTCACGATGATTTGCCGGCCATGGATAATGATGATTATAGACGCGGCAAATTGACCAATCACAAGGTTTTTGGCGAAGGCATGGCTGTTTTGGCGGGAGATGCTTTATTAACGGCAGCTTTTGAGGTCATGTTGTCTCAAACAGGCGTAGCGCCGGCGGCTCTTTTACCGGTAATTCGGGAAATCAGCGTCGCTGCCGGTCCTGCCGGTATGGTGGGCGGACAGGCTATTGATCTAAAATCTGCAGGGAAATCATTGGATTTACCTGCTTTGCAGTTTATGCATCAGGCGAAAACAGGCGCATTGTTTCGTGCCGCCATTCGGGGTGGAGCGATGTTAGCCGGTGCAACGCCGCAACAAGTGGATCAACTTACCCGCTATGCCGAAGAATTCGGACTGGCATTTCAAATTACCGATGATATCCTTGATGTCATCGGAACTCAGGAAAAAATCGGCAAACCGGTGGGCAGCGATATCAGAAACCACAAAGCAACTTATGTTACATTGTATTCTTTGCCTACTGCGCAGCAGCTGGCACAACAGGCAGTACAAAATGCTTTGGCTGCTTTAGTTGATTTTGGCGGTGAGGCAGATATGTTGCGTGCGTTTGTTAAATATTTGATTTCGCGGGATCGCTGA
- a CDS encoding NAD(+)/NADH kinase encodes MLTIGIFPNISKKNVGSVIDWMVGYCKKKKIAILLPEQTAKVLNYPDLSGTIEFMKDHIDVAITLGGDGTLLSTIRKIAPSGIPAFGINMGQLGFLTQAELSQAECALEKIIHGDYCVEKRVMLDALVVRNSKNIYVSSAVNDVVVTKAGFSRMIKLRLLVGGEPAADYWADGLIAATPTGSTGYSLSAGGPIVNPELDVMLLTPICPHTLHARPMIISADEEVTINLPIAQEDIVLTVDGQVIQKLLPGDEVRVRRSASQAQFLRFNDKSYYRSLRLKLWRDDLHANV; translated from the coding sequence GTGTTAACAATTGGAATATTTCCCAATATTAGTAAAAAAAATGTCGGCTCCGTGATCGATTGGATGGTCGGATATTGTAAGAAAAAGAAAATTGCGATCCTTCTGCCGGAGCAGACCGCTAAAGTATTGAATTACCCGGATTTATCCGGTACCATAGAGTTTATGAAAGATCATATTGATGTGGCGATTACTTTAGGTGGTGATGGCACATTATTGAGTACGATAAGAAAAATTGCTCCGTCCGGCATTCCGGCTTTTGGGATTAACATGGGGCAATTGGGATTTTTGACTCAAGCGGAATTGTCCCAGGCAGAATGTGCTTTAGAGAAAATTATCCATGGCGATTATTGTGTTGAGAAACGAGTCATGCTGGATGCCTTAGTGGTCAGAAATTCAAAAAATATTTATGTATCTTCGGCGGTTAACGATGTAGTTGTAACCAAAGCCGGATTCTCCCGGATGATAAAATTACGTTTGTTGGTTGGCGGTGAGCCGGCAGCTGATTACTGGGCCGATGGACTGATTGCTGCTACTCCCACCGGCTCTACCGGATATTCGCTGTCGGCAGGCGGTCCTATCGTCAATCCGGAACTGGATGTGATGCTGCTTACACCAATTTGTCCCCATACGCTTCATGCCAGGCCGATGATTATTTCGGCCGATGAAGAAGTAACTATTAATTTACCAATCGCCCAGGAGGATATCGTTCTCACAGTGGATGGACAGGTGATTCAAAAATTGCTGCCTGGCGACGAGGTACGGGTGAGACGGTCAGCGTCACAAGCTCAATTTCTTCGGTTTAATGATAAAAGCTATTATCGCAGCCTACGGTTGAAACTGTGGCGGGATGATTTACATGCAAACGTTTAA